The following coding sequences are from one Nicotiana tabacum cultivar K326 chromosome 1, ASM71507v2, whole genome shotgun sequence window:
- the LOC107776757 gene encoding uncharacterized protein LOC107776757, whose product MVDISESLTMNGWWMFRNNSSLWSSFVKFKYCSFVSPVAVITYQDKGTQTDENQEPKDIFTILTTLSLQMESMRKRLQQLESQQHDYKNAELSRSEDSKLPEVEGDVGKLHKTHDKVCLTTAAGTSKQVNKKLHTNVNLNSVFDKPFTSKKPKEAIVITPQITTYANSLHHNKRVYNHITQTYIENIYKIQTFLNLNPRSTTTSDPTQDYVTQKLQGYNRLIAQPKTKANLVKTCYNYGLLSTVYTHDGEEIIGIPELYKAFVTFKRITKCNLFFIKFYTTPAEILYDEIKPIIQVIKIGLTRDMIIPEEIERQPEIQKMEIPSFYANKRIIGIATIIQELANNYLQGNAIWSYYSRDQSSQGETLNHIFMGGNIAAMTWKIFGSSLGVRWDDIPT is encoded by the exons ATGGTGGATATCAGTGAGAGCTTGACGATGAATGGGTGGTGGATGTTTAGAAATAATTCATCTTTGTGGTCATCTTTTGTTAAATTCAAATATTGCAGCTTCGTCTCTCCGGTGGCTGTG ATTActtatcaagacaaaggtactcAAACTGATGAGAACCAAGAACCAAAAGatatatttacaatccttactactctatccttacagatggagagtatgagaaaaagattacaacagctagaaagtcagcagcatgactataaaaatgcggagctaagtcgatcggaagactctaaacttccagaggtagaaggagacgttgggaaactccataAAACCCATGACAAAGTTTGTTTAACTACAGCTGCAGGCACAAGCAAACAAGTTAACAAGAAGCTACATACCAATGTAAACCTAAACagcgtatttgataagccatttacatcaaaaaagccaaaaGAAGCAATAGTTATAACCCCACAAATtacaacctatgctaatagcctacaccacaacaaaagggtatataaccatattacccAAAcgtatattgagaatatatataaaattcagacatttctgaacctaaacccCAGATCAACTACTACTTCTGATCCAACACaggattatgtaacccaaaaactacagggatataataggctaaTAGCCCAACCAAAAACAAAGGCcaacctagtaaaaacatgttacaactacggactacttagcacTGTATATACCcacgacggagaagaaataattggaataccagaactatacaaagcatttgtcactttcaaaagaaTTACAAAGTGTAActtattcttcatcaaattctatacaacACCAGctgaaatactatatgatgaaataaaacccattaTACAAgtgataaagataggactaacacgagatatgataatacctgAAGAAATAGAGCgacaaccggagatacagaaaatggagataccaagtttctatgccaacaaaagaataattggtatagcaactattattcaagaactagctaacaattatctacaaggaaatgctatctggagctattattccagagacca